Proteins from a genomic interval of Deltaproteobacteria bacterium:
- a CDS encoding FtsQ-type POTRA domain-containing protein, with protein MSTVSLPATLLQRWKMLGKRENQRTTPKVPTKKRWYVLALLTLLTVSVYAPHGWRVLSHYIQQHPYFAITTIDVELDAGALFSQEEIISWSGIEQGMNLWTVDPEEIRSRLLTYQGIRDVDVRREFPQRVVLQVQTRHPIAVVVSPSLTYLDKDGVSFQALAQRKELDLPYVTGFRSEELDTAAIQAALTGTVSLLAQAKQFWVEPVSEIRWDREIGYTVFLARRHLAIRLGWETGPEKFTQVATVLTRWPAEASPALLDARFLNQVVVRPFLDESGLHPVTPVNPL; from the coding sequence GTGAGTACCGTGTCGCTCCCTGCCACACTGCTCCAGCGCTGGAAAATGTTGGGAAAGCGGGAGAACCAACGTACGACGCCAAAGGTGCCGACGAAAAAACGATGGTACGTGCTGGCCTTGCTCACGCTCCTCACTGTAAGTGTCTATGCGCCGCATGGATGGCGCGTACTCTCGCACTATATTCAACAGCATCCGTATTTCGCGATCACGACGATTGATGTCGAGTTGGACGCTGGGGCGTTGTTCTCACAAGAAGAGATTATTTCCTGGAGTGGCATTGAGCAGGGGATGAATCTGTGGACGGTCGATCCAGAGGAAATCCGCTCTCGGTTGTTGACCTACCAAGGGATTCGCGATGTTGACGTGCGACGTGAATTCCCTCAGCGTGTCGTACTTCAGGTCCAAACGCGACATCCTATTGCGGTCGTTGTGTCTCCATCGCTGACCTATCTCGATAAGGATGGGGTGTCATTTCAGGCGTTAGCGCAGAGAAAAGAGCTTGACCTACCGTATGTCACCGGCTTTCGAAGCGAAGAACTGGACACCGCAGCAATACAGGCTGCCTTAACGGGAACGGTTTCCTTACTCGCCCAGGCAAAGCAATTCTGGGTTGAGCCGGTGTCAGAGATTCGCTGGGATCGCGAGATCGGATACACGGTCTTTCTTGCTCGCCGCCATCTTGCCATCCGTTTGGGGTGGGAAACCGGGCCGGAGAAGTTTACCCAAGTAGCGACCGTGTTGACGCGATGGCCGGCGGAGGCTTCTCCGGCATTACTCGATGCGCGCTTTCTCAATCAAGTTGTGGTCCGCCCGTTTCTTGACGAGAGCGGATTACATCCAGTAACTCCTGTTAATCCGCTGTAA